The following proteins come from a genomic window of Panulirus ornatus isolate Po-2019 chromosome 21, ASM3632096v1, whole genome shotgun sequence:
- the LOC139756218 gene encoding uncharacterized protein: MSDVPGSSTSIRRSSKEGDSEHARHVRKGSSHRTDSRSSPSQREALQGGNNRPHGHVTGDGGDSASQHTHSLPSTSRDEASAPPWNMVMDALAALRGDVEKLKEERNLGPSRGADDAAAAADVNIGLSSQVVPPSRSPTGFSGFTPAEHYLSSDDCVSQNDGRPDSVLQCARAYGPVDEVSDGIDQHVADMVNHVFAYGLREEEYKEILEDAAAMRPDNCHALAPVDCNLQVLDALKTDAKKADCRLKDVGKDIITAATILTKSLTVLDKIAQTSQPDVAQEVGMLNGALALLGHANHKNNLARRFIIKREINHKYAHLCSDKVPMTRLLFGDDVSLSAKHIEESEKLRSKIVPRKPLSTSKFGPGKFRGSSGRLPYRGFMARFHPCGQRTHSPRSEHRQSFSRQGPETKKLPRPGSQSPAVTEVSHPFQAGRLHYFVHEWHAITSDPNILDIVQHCHLDIDVANIGTLFAEKVEYVFNVEEKEIVCQEIVQLLSLGVIKETQRQEGQILSPVFLRRKKDGGFRMILNLEKFNKFLEFKHFQMENFEQAIRLVDSGVFMASVDLRHAYYSVKIAEEQQRFLCFKWQGKIYQFTCLPNGIADGPRLFTKLMKLVFAVLREKGHIITSFIDDTLICHCTFDGCCESMRATVDLLKKLGFCINESKSVLVLTKRLEYLGNIIDSETMTVTLPDRRIHKILQCCEELLHSDRAKIRNVARVVGLLVAAVPAAEMGKLHYRRL; encoded by the coding sequence ATGTCGGATGTCCCGGGCAGTTCCACCAGCATACGGAGGTCGAGTAAGGAGGGCGATTCTGAACATGCCAGGCATGTGAGGAAAGGCTCCTCGCATAGGACTGACTCCAGGAGCAGCCCTTCTCAGCGGGAGGCTCTTCAGGGCGGTAACAATAGGCCCCATGGTCACGtcactggtgatggcggtgactctgcttcccagcacacacattccttgccttctacctcacgggatgaggcatctgcgccgccctggaacatggtgatggacgctttggctgctttacgtggtgatgtggagaaattgaaggaggaaaggaacttaGGCCCCAGTCGGGGGGCTGATGACGCCGCGGCGGCCGCCGATGTAAACATTGGCCTTTCTAGCCAGGTGGTGCCTCCCTCGCGCTCGCCCACGGGTTTTTCGGGCTTTACTCCAGCTGAGCATTacctttccagtgatgattgtgtcTCTCAGAATGACGGGCGGCCTGACAGTGTTCTGCAGTGCGCCAGGGCTTACGGTCCTGTGGATGAGGTGTCTGATGGCATTGACCAGCATGTTGCCGATATGGTTAACCATGTATTTGCTTATGGCTTGCGAGAGGAGGAGTATAAGGAGATTTTGGAGGATGCTGCAGCCATGAGGCCAGATAACTGTCATGCCTTAGCGCCCGTGGATTGCAACTTGCAAGTTTTAGATGCACTGAAGACTGATGCCAAGAAGGCAGACTGCCGTTTGAaggatgttgggaaagacattattacGGCTGCCACAATTTTGACTAAGTCACTCACAGTGCTTGACAAGATCGCCCAGACTAGCCAACCAGATGTTGCCCAGGAAGTGGGCATGCTTAATGGTGCCCTGGCACTCCTGGGTCATGCTAATCACAAGAATAATCTGGCTCGCCGGTTCATCATCAAGCGCGAAATTAACCACAAGTATGCTCACCTCTGTTCAGACAAGGTGCCCATGACTCGTCTTCTGTTTGGGGATGATGTCTCACTCTCAGCCAAGCACATTGAGGAGTCTGAAAAGTTAAGGAGTAAGATTGTTCCAAGGAAACCGCTCTCTACCTCGAAGTTTGGTCCTGGCAAGTTTAGGGGCTCTTCTGGGAGACTGCCATACAGGGGTTTTATGGCCAGGTTTCATCCATGTGGCCAACGCACGCATAGTCCCCGGAGTGAGCACCGGCAATCCTTCTCACGGCAGGGTCCTGAGACAAAAAAACTCCCGAGGCCGGGGTCACAATCCCCGGCAGTAACTGAGGTGAGTCATCCTTTTCAAGCTGGGAGACTTCACTATTTTGTACATGAGTGGCACGCTATTACCAGTGatccaaatattttagatattgttcagcattgccatttagatattgatgttgctaacattggtactttatttgctgaaaaagttgagtatgtgtttaatgtcgaggaaaaggaaattgtttgtcaggaaattgtacagcttttgagtctgggggttatcaaggagacccagagacaggaggggcagattCTTTCCCCTGTTTTCTTAAGACGGAAGAAGGATGGTGGGTTTAGGATGATCCTTAACCTGGAAAAATTTAACAAATTTTTAGAGTTCAAACACTTCCAGATGGAAAATTTTGAGCAGGCGATTCGTCTTGTTGACAGCGGTGTCTTCATGGCCTCTGTCGATTTGCGGCACGCCTATTATTCTGTTAAGATAGCTGAGGAGCAACAACGCTTTCTCTGTTTCAAGTGGCAAGGAAAAATTTATCAGTTCACATGTCTCCCTAATGGGATTGCGGATGGTCCCCGTCTGTTCACTAAATTAATGAAACTTGTTTTTGCTGTCCTTAGAGAGAAGGGACATATCATCACGAGTTTCATTGATGATACTCTTATTTGTCACTGCActtttgatggatgttgtgagagtatGCGTGCCACTGTTGACTTGCTCAAGAAGTTAGGTTTCTGTATTAACGAAAGCAAATCTGTCTTGGTCCTCACTAAGCGCTTGGAGTATTTGGGGAACATTATAGATTCTGAGACTATGACAGTAACATTACCTGATCGTAGGATACACAAGATACTACAATGCTGTGAGGAATTGTTACATAGTGACAGAGCCAAAATTCGGAATGTGGCCAGAGTTGTTGGGCTATTAGTTGCAGCCgttccagcagcagagatgggGAAACTGCATTACAGGCGGTTATAA